From one Triticum urartu cultivar G1812 chromosome 3, Tu2.1, whole genome shotgun sequence genomic stretch:
- the LOC125546037 gene encoding acetyl-CoA carboxylase 1: MVESDQINGTPNRMSSVDEFCKALGGDSPIHSVLVANNGMAAVKFMRSIRTWALETFGNEKAILLVAMATPEDLRINAEHIRIADQFLEVPGGTNNNNYANVQLIVEIAERTRVSAVWPGWGHASENPELPDALMEKGIIFLGPPSAAMGALGDKIGSSLIAQAAGVPTLPWSGSHVKVPQETCHSIPEEIYKNACVSTTDEAVASCQVVGYPAMIKASWGGGGKGIRKVHNDDEVRALFKQVQGEVPGSPIFIMKVASQSRHLEVQLLCDKHGNVAALHSRDCSVQRRHQKIIEEGPITVAPPETIKELEQAARRLAKCVQYQGAATVEYLYSMETGEYYFLELNPRLQVEHPVTEWIAEINLPASQVVVGMGIPLYNIPEIRRFYGIEHGGGYHAWKEISAVATKFDLDKAQSVKPKGHCVAVRVTSEDPDDGFKPTSGRVEELNFKSKPNVWAYFSVKSGGAIHEFSDSQFGHVFAFGESRSLAIANMVLGLKEIQIRGEIRTNVDYTVDLLNAAEYRENKIHTGWLDSRIAMRVRAERPPWYLSVVGGALYEASSRSSSVVTDYVGYLSKGQIPPKHISLVNLTVTLNIDGSKYTIETVRGGPRSYKLRINESEVEAEIHSLRDGGLLMQLDGNSHVIYAETEAAGTRLLINGRTCLLQKEHDPSRLLADTPCKLLRFLVADGSHVVADTPYAEVEVMKMCMPLLLPASGVIHFVMPEGQAMQASDLIARLDLDDPSSVRRAEPFHGTFPKLGPPTAISGKVHQKFAASVNSAHMILAGYEHNINHVVQDLLNCLDSPELPFLQWQELMSVLATRLPKDLRNELDAKYKEYELNADFRKSKDFPAKLLRGVIEANLAYCSEKDRVTSERLVEPLMSLVKSYEGGRESHARAVVKSLFEEYLSVEELFSDDIQSDVIERLRLQHAKDLEKVVYIVFSHQGVKSKNKLILRLMEALVYPNPSAYRDQLIRFSALNHTAYSGLALKASQLLEHTKLSELRTSIARSLSELEMFTEEGERISTPRRKMAINERMEDLVCAPVAVEDALVALFDHSDPTLQRRVVETYIRRLYQHYLVRGSVRMQWHRSGLIALWEFSEEHIEQRNGQSASLLKPQVEDPIGRRWGVMVVIKSLQLLSTAIEAALKETSHYGAGVGSVSNGNPINLNGSNMLHIALVGINNQMSTLQDSGDEDQAQERINKLSKILKDNTITSHLNGAGVRVVSCIIQRDEGRSPMRHSFKWSSDKLYYEEDPMLRHVEPPLSTFLELDKVNLEGYNDAKYTPSRDRQWHMYTLVKNKKDPRSNDQRMFLRTIVRQPSVTNGFLFGSIDNEVQASSSFTSNSILRSLMAALEEIELRAHSETGMSGHSHMYLCIMREQRLFDLIPSSRMTDEVGQDEKTACTLLKHMVMNIYEHVGVRMHRLSVCQWEVKLWLDCDGQANGAWRVVVTSVTGHTCTVDIYREVEDPNTHKLFYRSATPTAGPLHGIALHEPYKPLDAIDLKRAAARKNETTYCYDFPLAFETALKKSWESGISHVAESNEHNQRYAEVTELIFADSTGSWGTPLVPVERPPGSNNFGVVAWNMKLSTPEFPGGREIIVVANDVTFKAGSFGPREDAFFDAVTNLACERKIPLIYLSATAGARLGVAEEIKACFHVGWSDDQSPERGFHYIYLTEQDYSRLSSSVIAHELKVPESGETRWVVDTIVGKEDGLGCENLHGSGAIASAYSKAYRETFTLTFVTGRAIGIGAYLARLGMRCIQRLDQPIILTGYSALNKLLGREVYSSQMQLGGPKIMATNGVVHLTVSDDLEGVSAILKWLSYVPPYVGGPLPIVKSLDPPERAVTYFPENSCDARAAICGIQDTQGKWLSGMFDRESFVETLEGWAKTVITGRAKLGGIPVGIIAVETETVMQVIPADPGQLDSAERVVPQAGQVWFPDSAAKTAQALLDFNREELPLFILANWRGFSGGQRDLFEGILQAGSMIVENLRTYKQPAFVYIPKAGELRGGAWVVVDSKINPEHIEMYAERTARGNVLEAPGLIEIKFKPNELEESMLRLDPELISLNAKLLKETSASPSPWEMAAAAETIRRSMAARRKQLMPIYTQVATRFAELHDTSARMAAKGVISKVVDWEESRAFFYRRLLRRLAEDSLAKQVREAAGEQQMPTHRAALECIKKWYLASQGGDGEKWSDDEAFFAWKDDPDKYGKYLEELKAERASTLLSNLAETSDAKALPNGLSLLLSKMDPAKREQVMDGLRQLLG, from the exons GGTGGCTATGGCAACTCCAGAGGACCTCAGGATAAATGCGGAGCACATAAGAATCGCCGACCAGTTCTTAGAAGTTCCTGGTGGAACGAACAATAACAACTATGCAAATGTACAGCTCATAGTGGAG ATAGCAGAGAGAACTCGGGTTTCTGCAGTTTGGCCTGGCTGGGGTCATGCTTCTGAGAACCCAGAACTTCCAGACGCGCTCATGGAAAAGGGAATCATTTTTCTTGGGCCACCATCAGCCGCGATGGGGGCACTAGGCGATAAGATTGGTTCTTCTCTTATTGCACAAGCAGCAGGAGTTCCAACTCTTCCATGGAGCGGGTCACAT GTGAAAGTTCCGCAAGAAACCTGCCACTCAATACCTGAGGAGATCTATAAGAACGCTTGTGTTTCAACTACAGACGAAGCAGTTGCTAGTTGTCAGGTGGTGGGGTATCCTGCAATGATCAAGGCATCATGGGGCGGGGGTGGTAAAGGAATAAGGAAG GTACATAATGATGATGAGGTCAGAGCATTGTTTAAGCAAGTGCAAGGAGAAGTCCCCGGATCGCCTATATTTATTATGAAGGTGGCATCTCAG AGCCGACATCTAGAGGTTCAGTTGCTCTGTGACAAGCATGGCAACGTGGCAGCACTGCACAGTCGAGACTGTAGTGTTCAAAGAAGGCACCAAAAG ATCATTGAGGAGGGACCAATTACAGTTGCTCCTCCAGAAACAATTAAAGAGCTTGAGCAGGCAGCAAGGCGGCTTGCTAAATGTGTGCAATATCAGGGTGCTGCTACAGTAGAATATCTGTACAGCATGGAAACAGGCGAATACTATTTCCTGGAGCTTAATCCAAGGTTGCAGGTAGAACACCCTGTGACCGAATGGATTGCTGAAATAAACTTACCTGCATCTCAAGTTGTAGTAGGAATGGGCATACCACTCTACAACATTCCAG AGATCAGACGCTTTTATGGAATAGAACATGGAGGTGGCTATCACGCTTGGAAGGAAATATCAGCTGTTGCAACTAAATTTGATCTGGACAAAGCACAGTCTGTAAAGCCAAAGGGTCATTGTGTAGCAGTTAGAGTTACTAGCGAGGATCCAGATGATGGGTTTAAGCCTACAAGTGGAAGAGTGGAAGAGCTGAACTTTAAAAGTAAACCCAATGTTTGGGCCTATTTCTCTGTTAAG TCCGGAGGTGCAATTCATGAGTTCTCTGATTCCCAGTTTG GTCATGTTTTTGCTTTTGGGGAATCTAGGTCATTGGCAATAGCCAATATGGTACTTGGGTTAAAAGAGATCCAAATTCGTGGAGAGATACGCACTAATGTTGACTACACTGTGGATCTCTTGAAT GCTGCAGAGTACCGAGAAAATAAGATTCACACTGGTTGGCTAGACAGCAGAATAGCAATGCGTGTTAGAGCAGAGAGGCCCCCATGGTACCTTTCAGTTGTTGGTGGAGCTCTATAT GAAGCATCAAGCAGGAGCTCGAGTGTTGTAACCGATTATGTTGGTTATCTCAGTAAAGGTCAAATACCACCAAAG CACATCTCTCTTGTCAATTTGACTGTAACACTGAATATAGATGGGAGCAAATATACG ATTGAGACAGTACGAGGTGGACCCCGTAGCTACAAATTAAGAATTAATGAATCAGAGGTTGAAGCAGAGATACATTCGCTGCGAGATGGCGGACTCTTAATGCAG TTGGATGGAAACAGTCATGTAATTTACGCCGAGACAGAAGCTGCTGGCACGCGTCTTCTAATCAATGGGAGAACATGCTTATTACAG AAAGAGCATGATCCTTCCAGGTTGTTGGCTGATACACCATGCAAGCTTCTTCGGTTTTTGGTCGCGGATGGTTCTCATGTGGTTGCTGATACGCCATATGCTGAGGTGGAGGTCATGAAAATGTGCATGCCACTGTTACTACCGGCCTCTGGTGTCATTCACTTTGTCATGCCTGAGGGTCAGGCCATGCAG GCGAGTGATCTGATAGCAAGGTTGGATCTTGATGACCCATCTTCTGTGAGAAGGGCTGAACCATTTCATGGCACCTTTCCAAAACTTGGACCTCCTACTGCTATTTCTGGCAAAGTTCACCAAAAGTTTGCTGCAAGTGTGAATTCTGCCCACATGATCCTTGCAGGATATGAACATAACATCAATCAT GTTGTACAAGATTTGCTGAACTGCCTAGACAGCCCTGAGCTCCCTTTCCTGCAGTGGCAAGAACTCATGTCCGTTTTGGCAACCCGACTCCCGAAAGATCTTAGGAATGAG TTGGATGCTAAGTACAAGGAGTATGAGTTGAATGCTGACTTCCGGAAGAGCAAGGATTTCCCTGCCAAGTTGCTAAGGGGAGTCATTGAG GCTAATCTTGCATACTGTTCCGAGAAAGATAGGGTCACTAGTGAGAGGCTTGTAGAGCCACTTATGAGCCTGGTCAAGTCATATGAGGGTGGAAGAGAAAGCCATGCTCGTGCGGTTGTCAAGTCTCTGTTTGAGGAGTATTTATCTGTTGAAGAACTCTTCAGCGATGACATTCAG TCTGATGTGATAGAACGTCTACGACTTCAACATGCAAAAGACCTTGAGAAGGTCGTATATATTGTGTTCTCCCACCAG GGTGTGAAAAGTAAAAATAAATTAATACTACGGCTTATGGAAGCATTGGTCTATCCAAATCCATCTGCATACAGGGACCAGTTGATTCGCTTCTCTGCCCTGAACCATACAGCATACTCGGGG CTGGCGCTTAAAGCAAGCCAACTTCTTGAGCACACCAAATTGAGTGAACTCCGCACAAGCATAGCAAGAAGCCTTTCAGAGCTGGAGATGTTTACTGAGGAAGGAGAGCGGATTTCAACACCTAGGAGGAAGATGGCTATCAATGAAAGGATGGAAGATTTAGTATGTGCACCGGTTGCAGTTGAAGACGCCCTTGTGGCTTTGTTTGATCACAGTGATCCTACTCTTCAGCGGAGAGTAGTCGAGACATACATACGCAGATTGTATCAG CATTATCTTGTAAGGGGCAGCGTCCGGATGCAATGGCATAGGTCTGGTCTAATTGCTTTATGGGAATTCTCTGAAGAGCATATTGAACAAAGAAATGGGCAATCTGCGTCACTTCTAAAGCCACAAGTAGAGGATCCAATTGGCAGGCGATGGGGTGTAATGGTTGTAATCAAGTCTCTTCAGCTTCTGTCAACTGCAATTGAAGCTGCATTAAAGGAGACTTCACATTACGGAGCAGGTGTTGGAAGTGTCTCAAATGGTAATCCTATAAATTTGAACGGTAGCAATATGCTGCACATTGCTCTGGTTGGTATCAACAATCAGATGAGCACTCTTCAAGACAG TGGTGATGAGGATCAAGCGCAAGAAAGGATCAACAAACTCTCCAAGATTTTGAAGGATAACACTATAACATCACATCTCAATGGTGCTGGTGTTAGGGTTGTCAGCTGCATTATCCAAAGAGATGAAGGGCGTTCACCAATGCGCCACTCCTTCAAATGGTCATCTGACAAGTTATATTATGAGGAGGACCCGATGCTCCGCCATGTGGAACCTCCTTTGTCCACCTTCCTTGAATTG GACAAAGTGAATTTAGAAGGTTACAATGACGCGAAATACACCCCATCACGTGATCGCCAGTGGCACATGTACACACTAGTAAAGAACAAGAAAGATCCGAGATCAAATGACCAAAGGATGTTTCTTCGTACCATAGTCAGACAGCCAAGTGTGACCAATGGGTTTTTGTTTGGAAGTATTGATAATGAAGTTCAAGCCTCATCATCATTCACATCTAACAGCATACTCAGATCATTGATGGCAGCTCTAGAAGAAATAGAGTTGCGTGCTCACAGTGAGACTGGGATGTCAGGCCACTCCCACATGTATCTGTGCATAATGAGAGAACAACGGTTGTTTGATCTAATTCCATCTTCAAG GATGACGGATGAAGTTGGTCAAGATGAGAAGACAGCATGCACACTATTGAAGCATATGGTTATGAATATATATGAGCATGTTGGTGTCAGGATGCATCGCCTTTCCGTGTGCCAGTGGGAAGTGAAGCTATGGTTGGATTGTGATGGGCAGGCTAATGGTGCTTGGAGAGTTGTTGTTACCAGTGTAACTGGGCATACCTGCACTGTTGAT ATTTACCGAGAAGTGGAGGACCCCAATACACATAAGCTTTTCTATCGCTCTGCCACACCCACAGCTGGTCCTTTGCATGGCATTGCATTGCATGAGCCATACAAACCTTTGGATGCTATTGACCTGAAACGTGCCGCTGCTAGGAAAAATGAAACCACATACTGCTATGATTTCCCATTG GCATTTGAAACAGCATTGAAGAAGTCATGGGAATCTGGTATTTCACATGTTGCAGAATCTAATGAGCATAACCAGCGGTATGCTGAAGTGACAGAGCTTATATTTGCTGATTCAACTGGATCATGGGGTACTCCTTTGGTTCCAGTTGAGCGTCCTCCAGGTAGCAACAATTTTGGTGTTGTTGCTTGGAACATGAAGCTCTCCACACCAGAATTTCCAGGTGGCCGGGAGATTATAGTTGTTGCAAATGATGTGACATTTAAAGCTGGGTCTTTTGGTCCTAGAGAAGATGCATTCTTTGATGCTGTCACAAATCTTGCTTGTGAGAGGAAAATTCCTCTAATCTACTTGTCAGCAACTGCTGGTGCAAGGCTCGGTGTAGCAGAGGAAATAAAGGCATGCTTCCATGTTGGATGGTCTGATGACCAGAGCCCTGAACGTGGTTTTCACTACATTTACCTCACTGAACAAGATTATTCACGTCTAAGCTCTTCAGTTATAGCCCATGAGCTAAAAGTACCAGAAAGCGGAGAAACCAGATGGGTTGTTGATACCATTGTTGGGAAAGAGGACGGACTTGGTTGTGAGAATCTACATGGAAGTGGTGCCATTGCCAGTGCCTACTCTAAGGCATATAGAGAGACATTTACTCTGACATTTGTGACTGGCCGAGCTATTGGAATTGGGGCCTATCTTGCTCGGTTAGGAATGCGGTGTATACAACGTCTTGATCAACCAATTATTTTGACTGGGTATTCTGCACTGAACAAGCTCCTGGGGCGCGAGGTTTATAGCTCTCAGATGCAACTGGGTGGCCCCAAAATCATGGCTACAAATGGAGTTGTTCATCTCACTGTGTCagatgatcttgaaggtgtttcTGCTATCTTGAAATGGCTCAGCTATGTTCCTCCCTATGTTGGTGGTCCTCTTCCTATTGTAAAATCTCTTGATCCACCAGAGAGAGCTGTAACATACTTTCCAGAGAATTCATGTGATGCCCGTGCTGCCATCTGTGGCATTCAGGACACTCAAGGCAAGTGGTTGAGTGGTATGTTTGACAGAGAAAGCTTTGTGGAAACGTTAGAAGGATGGGCCAAAACTGTTATTACCGGAAGGGCAAAGCTGGGTGGGATTCCAGTTGGTATCATAGCTGTGGAAACCGAGACAGTGATGCAAGTAATCCCTGCTGACCCTGGTCAGCTTGATTCTGCTGAGCGTGTAGTCCCTCAAGCTGGACAGGTGTGGTTCCCAGATTCGGCCGCAAAAACAGCCCAGGCACTGCTGGATTTCAACCGTGAAGAGCTCCCGTTGTTCATACTTGCTAACTGGAGAGGCTTTTCTGGTGGGCAAAGGGATCTGTTTGAAGGAATCCTTCAGGCTGGTTCTATGATTGTTGAGAATCTGAGGACGTATAAGCAGCCTGCTTTTGTGTACATACCAAAGGCTGGAGAGCTGCGTGGAGGTGCATGGGTTGTGGTGGACAGCAAGATCAATCCTGAGCACATTGAGATGTATGCCGAGAGGACTGCGAGAGGGAATGTCCTTGAGGCACCAGGACTCATTGAGATCAAGTTCAAGCCAAATGAACTGGAAGAGAGTATGCTAAGGCTGGACCCTGAGTTGATCAGCCTCAATGCTAAACTCCTTAAAGAAACTAGTGCTAGCCCTAGTCCTTGGGaaatggcggcggcggcggagaccaTCAGGAGGAGCATGGCTGCCCGGAGGAAGCAGCTGATGCCCATATATACTCAGGTTGCCACCCGGTTTGCTGAGTTGCACGACACCTCTGCGAGAATGGCTGCCAAAGGTGTCATCAGTAAGGTGGTGGACTGGGAGGAGTCCCGGGCCTTCTTCTACAGGAGACTGTTAAGGAGGCTTGCCGAGGACTCACTCGCCAAACAAGTCAGAGAAGCCGCCGGCGAGCAGCAGATGCCCACTCACAGAGCAGCGTTGGAGTGCATCAAGAAATGGTATCTGGCTTCTCAAGGAGGAGACGGCGAGAAGTGGAGCGACGATGAAGCCTTCTTCGCCTGGAAAGATGATCCTGACAAGTATGGCAAGTATCTTGAGGAGCTGAAAGCTGAGAGAGCGTCCACACTGCTGTCGAATCTCGCCGAAACCTCTGATGCCAAGGCCTTGCCCAACGGTCTCTCGCTCCTCCTCAGCAAA ATGGATCCTGCAAAGAGGGAGCAGGTAATGGATGGCCTCAGGCAGCTTCTTGGTTGA
- the LOC125546036 gene encoding amino-acid permease BAT1 homolog, translating into MAVSRSGAAGVAGGGDTTDDADRARLHQLGYKQELKRGLSLMSNFAFSFSIISVMAGVTTTYNSGLRYGGPASMTLGWLVVAAFNGCVALSMAEICSAYPTSGGLYYWSAKLAGREWAPLASWVTGWFNIVGQWAATTSTDFSLAQLVQVIVLLGTGGANGGGYTASKYVVLAIHGFFLVLHGLINSLPIRWLSWCGKLGAFWNTAGAFTLVILIPAVAKERASAKFIFTHFNDDNGMGIHGKAYILALGLLTSQYSLLGYDASAHMIEETKNADWSGPMGIISSVALSTTFGWIFLVALTSIVTDIPYLLSPDNDAGGYAVAQALYDAFDRRYGSGVGGLVCVGVVAVGIFFAGAMCIASNSRMGYAFSRDRAMPLSRVWLRVSKNEVPLNVVWLSVVVAFVMALTSLGSQVAFQAMVSIATLGQYIAYALPIFFRVTTARRSFVPGPFHLGRYGVAVGWAAVLWVAFLTVLFSLPVAYPVAKDNFNYTPVAVGGVLLLSVGAWVVSARFWFEGPITNVDL; encoded by the exons ATGGCCGTGTCACGCTCCGGTGCGGCGGGggtggccggcggcggcgacACGACCGACGACGCGGACCGAGCGCGGCTGCACCAGCTCGGCTACAAGCAGGAGCTCAAGCGCGGCCTCTC CCTCATGTCCaacttcgccttctccttctccaTCATCTCCGTCATGGCGGGCGTCACCACCACCTACAACAGCGGGCTGAGGTACGGCGGGCCGGCGTCCATGACGCTCGGGTGGCTGGTGGTGGCGGCCTTCAACGGCTGCGTCGCGCTGTCCATGGCGGAGATCTGCTCCGCGTACCCGACCTCCGGCGGGCTCTACTACTGGAGCGCCAAGCTCGCCGGCAGGGAGTGGGCGCCCCTCGCCTCCTGGGTCACCGGCTGGTTCAACATCGTCGGACAG TGGGCTGCTACGACGAGCACGGACTTCTCCCtggcgcagctggtccaggtgaTCGTCTTGCTGGGCACCGGCGGGGCCAACGGCGGCGGGTACACGGCCTCCAAGTACGTCGTGCTGGCCATCCACGGCTTCTTCCTCGTCCTGCACGGCCTCATCAACAGCCTCCCCATCCGGTGGCTGTCCTGGTGCGGCAAGCTCGGCGCGTTCTGGAACACGGCGGGCGCATTCACGCTGGTGATCCTCATCCCGGCGGTGGCCAAGGAGAGGGCCAGCGCCAAGTTCATCTTCACGCACTTCAACGACGACAACGGCATGGGCATCCATGGCAAGGCCTACATTCTCGCCCTCGGCCTCCTCACCAGCCAGTACTCTCTGCTCGGCTACGACGCGTCCGCTCACATG ATTGAAGAGACGAAGAACGCGGACTGGAGCGGGCCGATGGGGATCATCAGCTCGGTGGCCCTCTCGACCACGTTCGGGTGGATCTTCCTGGTGGCGCTGACGTCGATCGTGACGGACATACCGTACCTGCTCAGCCCAGACAACGACGCCGGCGGCTACGCCGTCGCCCAGGCCCTATACGACGCCTTCGACAGGAGGTACGGCAGCGGCGTGGGAGGGCTGGTCTGCGTCGGGGTCGTCGCCGTCGGCATCTTCTTCGCCGGCGCCATGTGCATCGCCAGCAACTCGAGGATGGGGTACGCCTTCTCGAGGGACAGGGCGATGCCGCTCTCGCGGGTGTGGCTCCGTGTGAGCAAGAACGAGGTGCCCCTCAACGTCGTCTGGCTCTCCGTCGTCGTCGCCTTCGTCATGGCCCTCACG TCGCTGGGGAGTCAGGTGGCGTTCCAGGCGATGGTGTCGATCGCGACGCTGGGGCAGTACATCGCCTACGCGCTGCCCATCTTCTTCCGGGTGACGACGGCGAGGAGGTCGTTCGTGCCGGGGCCGTTCCACCTCGGGAGATACGGGGTCGCCGTCGGCTGGGCCGCCGTCCTCTGGGTGGCCTTCCTCACCGTGCTCTTCTCGCTGCCGGTGGCGTACCCGGTGGCCAAGGACAACTTCAACTACACGCCGGTGGCCGTCGGCGGCGTGTTGCTGCTCAGCGTCGGCGCGTGGGTGGTCAGCGCGAGGTTCTGGTTCGAGGGGCCCATCACTAATGTCGACTTGTAG
- the LOC125546038 gene encoding amino-acid permease BAT1 homolog, translating to MAAQRSGAAGVAAGDDADRARLRQLGYKQELKRGLGVVSNFAFSFSIICVMAGVTTTYNAGLRYGGPASMTLGWLVVAFFNGCVALSMAEICSAYPTSGGLYYWSAKLAGDKWAPLASWITGWFNLVGQWALTTSTDFSLAQLVQVIILLGTGGANGGGYMASKYVVLAIHGSLLILHGLINSLPIRWLSWFGHLGAFWNTAGAFVLVIMIPVVAKERASVEFIFTHFNTDNDMGIHDKAYILAVGLLTSQYSLLGYDASAHMIEETKNADWSGPIGIITSVALSTVFGWIFLVALTSIVTNIPYLLDPRNDAAGYAAAQALYTAFHQRYGSGVGGLVCIGIVAFGIFLAGVACVTSNSRMGYAFSRDKAMPFSHVWHRVSRNEVPLNVVWLCVVVAFIMALTSLGSQVAFQAMVSIATLGQYISYVLPIFFRVTTARRSFSPGPFHLGRYSIVIGWAAVLWVALLTVLFSLPVAYPIAKDNFNYTPVAVGGVLLLSVGSWVFHARFWFKGPIVNVDM from the exons ATGGCCGCGCAGCGCTCCGGCGCGGCGGGCGTGGCCGCCGGCGACGACGCGGACCGAGCCCGGCTGCGCCAGCTCGGCTACAAGCAGGAGCTCAAGCGCGGGCTCGGCGTGGTCTCCAACTTCGCCTTCTCCTTTTCCATCATCTGCGTGATGGCCGGCGTCACCACCACGTACAACGCTGGGCTGAGGTACGGCGGACCGGCGTCCATGACCCTCGGCTGGCTGGTCGTGGCCTTCTTCAACGGCTGCGTCGCGCTGTCCATGGCCGAGATCTGCTCGGCGTACCCGACCTCCGGCGGGCTCTACTACTGGAGCGCCAAGCTCGCCGGCGACAAGTGGGCGCCTCTTGCTTCCTGGATCACCGGCTG GTTCAACCTTGTGGGCCAG TGGGCTCTCACCACGAGCACGGACTTCTCATTGGCGCAGCTCGTCCAAGTGATCATCTTGCTTGGCACCGGTGGAGCCAACGGCGGTGGCTACATGGCCTCCAAGTACGTTGTTTTGGCCATCCACGGCTCCCTCCTCATCCTGCACGGGCTCATCAATAGCCTCCCCATCCGGTGGTTGTCCTGGTTCGGCCACCTCGGTGCATTTTGGAACACTGCAG GTGCCTTTGTCCTGGTGATCATGATTCCGGTTGTTGCCAAGGAAAGAGCGAGTGTTGAGTTCATCTTTACACATTTCAACACGGACAATGACATGGGGATCCATGACAAGGCCTACATTCTAGCTGTGGGGCTTCTAACGAGCCAATACTCATTGCTTGGTTATGATGCATCGGCTCACATG ATTGAGGAAACGAAGAACGCAGATTGGAGTGGACCGATCGGGATCATCACGTCTGTTGCTCTCTCGACCGTGTTTGGTTGGATCTTCCTTGTGGCTCTAACATCCATCGTGACGAACATACCATACCTACTAGACCCCCGCAATGATGCTGCCGGGTATGCCGCTGCGCAAGCGCTTTACACTGCCTTCCACCAAAGGTATGGCAGTGGGGTCGGAGGGCTCGTCTGCATAGGCATCGTCGCATTCGGCATCTTCCTCGCGGGTGTTGCATGTGTCACCAGTAATTCAAG GATGGGCTATGCCTTCTCGAGGGACAAGGCGATGCCGTTCTCGCACGTGTGGCACCGGGTGAGCAGGAACGAGGTGCCTCTCAATGTTGTGTGGCTCTGTGTGGTTGTCGCCTTCATAATGGCTCTCACG TCTCTCGGAAGCCAGGTGGCATTCCAAGCAATGGTGTCGATTGCGACACTAGGGCAGTACATCTCCTACGTGCTACCCATCTTCTTCCGTGTGACGACGGCCCGGAGGTCATTCAGCCCAGGGCCATTCCACCTAGGGAGGTACAGTATTGTCATCGGCTGGGCAGCAGTCCTCTGGGTGGCCTTGCTCACCGTGCTCTTCTCATTGCCTGTGGCGTACCCAATCGCCAAGGACAACTTCAACTACACGCCGGTGGCCGTCGGTGGTGTGCTGCTGCTCAGTGTCGGCTCATGGGTGTTCCATGCCCGGTTCTGGTTCAAAGGACCCATCGTAAATGTTGACATGTAG